Below is a genomic region from Miscanthus floridulus cultivar M001 chromosome 1, ASM1932011v1, whole genome shotgun sequence.
GGCGCCACCATGAAGGCCGTCGCGGACGCGGCGTGGCCGGGCGTCGTCCCGCTCGGCGACGTCGGACGCCGCCTCATCCGCGCGGCCCCGGGGAGCCCCGAGATGGTGCGCTTCAAGTTCCGAAAGGTCCACGTCACCTTCTACGTCTACGCCGTCCGCACCGCCGGCTCGTGCGGGTTCGCTCACGCTGACGAGCTCCGCGCAGTCGTGGAGGCCGTTGCCAGGCTCAAGGACTTCCTCGATGTGGACGCGGGAGCAGCAGAGCACGGTCGGCGGGGCGTGGCCCAGCAGTGCGGCCACAGCGCGAGCCCTGCGCGCGAGTCCTCGAACCTGGAGCGGAGGAGGGCCCCGCCGCAACTTGCGTGGACAGGCAGCATCCCCGCGGCGTGCGTTGCTGAGGGTGGTCGCGGACGGCCCTACGTGCTGCGCGACCGTGGAGTAGTCGGCACCGGGGGCGGCGCCGTCGACGACCCTACGTGCTGCGCGACCTTAGCTCCTGCGTGGGCGACCAGGCAAAGTACCAGAAGACGTGGTCCTCCTCGCCGAGCTCGCCTCCCAGGACGACGCCGTCATGTAGACTCTCACTGGGGTCGACTACGACGTCGACTTCCTCCTCTCGCAGACGCCGGAGCAGCTCGTCGAGATGGACATGGCAGAGGCCATGTCCTGGAGCACTTCGTCATGCGTGGCTGGCCCGTGAGCGACGTGATGAGTACCGGGACTCGTGGCTTGGACGTCCGCCTTAGCAAAGGCTTCAACGTCACTATCGTCACCACCATGACGAAGGACCACGGGCTAGTCACGCCGGAGTCTGCGTTCCTCGCCGCGCACGCCGTCTCATCAAGCTCCTCTTCATGTGCCAGCGCGCGGGACTCACGGTGGTGCTCGTCGTGCCCTCTGACCCGGACAGGTATGGAATCAGAGGGCCCACGCACGCATACCTCCTGCGCGTCGTGTTGCAGGCCAGGCCGACGGCCGTCGTCGCCGTCTCGACGTCGTCCAGGAGAGCGCTGGGGAGGTTGGTGCGCCAGGCGTGATAATGAAGGGTGATGAGAAGTCGTCGGGTAGGCCCCCGACCTACTGGGGCCTGGACGCACGGCCCTACGATGCGTGCGGCCCTAAGGCGACGTGCCTCTACTGCCGCGCGGACGTGGCGTTCCACGGGCAGGAAGAAGGCGCCACGACGGAGGTGTTCTTCGCGGACTCCGACAGAGGTGTCTTGATCTTGCCGAGGTTCGCCGCCAGCATCGTTGCCTAGCTGTCAAGAACTAGCTTGATGGGATCGCCTTCGTCTTTCGGTGCCGGAGAGCCGCTTCACATGTTCTACCGTATCCTGTAGTTGGAGATCGGGGAGCGCCCATATGGCTTCCATGTTTCGGCCGCCATGGCTTGCGTTGCGTGGGGAGTTTTCTGGAGAGCAAAGGAAGGAGAAGTCATCCGTGGCCATTGAATGCTTCATGGACGACTCATATCTCAGTCAACCAGGGTCAATTGTGCGGTCAACAAATAGCATGCTAGTCAGCAACGCTGAGTTGCAAAGAACGCCCTGTAGTTTTTCATTTTTGCGCTAGTGTACATGAAGAAGGGAGGGGCAGGAGGGACATTTCGCATGACTCGTAGGATCATATCCACGCTGGCGTGCGTGGCTGGCATGCCACGCAAGCAAATGTGGTAAATTTGTATCAGTTTTTCTGTGTGCGGCTAAAAACGTAGTGGCAGCCGTTAAGGTGCTATCTTAGGAGTGACTATTTGATATAATAGTAAAAAGTTAATAATCCCGTCAATACGGAGTCACGGTCTCGGGAGACTTCCACAGACATTAGTTCCCTTCTGGATGAGGGCTGGGCTCAGCTGGTCTTGGACGGGCTGGGCCCAGGCGGGACCTAGGGGCAACATAATAGAAAATAATTAATTTCTTTAATTGTCTACTTTGAGATTCGTGCTATTTAAAAAAAGGGAGTACCAGAACCGTTGCCATatgttaggccccgtttagatccaaattttttttttgggattttggctactgtagcacttttgtttgtatttggcaattagtgtctaattatggactaattaggttcaaaagtttcgtctcgcgatttctcacccaactgtgcaattagttttttttttcgtctacatttagtattccatgcatgtgccacaagattcgatatgacagatactgcgcaaaattttttggaatctaaacgtgCCCTTATTTGGTGGGATCGACATATAGTAGGCGTAATGTCTTAATATCTTTTTATGCTTTTTCTTTGTTGTGTAGTTATAGTTAACCATAGAGCATTATGTGTATTTACACTAACCTTATCTCATGATCTCTATAATATGTATTTAtgttgtaacttaaaattaatgcAATTATACATACATTTTGTATTTTTAAGCTCACTGCTATAATAGACATTGTAATTATATTTGTCGTAAGAACTAAAATAACCGCTAAATACGAACCAAGCATAGCTTAATTTATTATTCTCCGTGGTGTAAATTGTAGCTTATCCACGTTCGAATCTCCAATTCACACGGATGTTCATATTTTCAGCTAACTATTTTTCAGTAGTAACTAAATTCCAATAAAGTGAACGCATGCGTTTGATAAGGTGTGTGTCGACTGAAAGTAGTGTTCTACCGTGCCGATGGCCTTGATGGTTTGGTGTTCATCACTCCACTGAAAAATGGTGTTCGAGGTGGCCTCTTGGGCTCACCCAGTCACGACTCACGACTAACGTCTGACGCGATGGCCCTGGAGGTGGTCGAACCTACACCCGGAACCGAAGGCCACAGAACTCAAGCTAGCTCAACCGACCCAACACGCACGCATCGAACCAAATTAAACCCCGTTGCCCCCTTTGCCGCCGCCGGCTGGTACACGTCTCCTCCgcgctcctcgccgccgccggagccgccTCGCGGCGCGCTGTCTAACTCACCACCATGCTGCAGAGCAAGTCATTCGTGAAGAAGACGAAGCAAGGCCGCATCCAAAAGGTCACTGCTCGGGCAAACGCCACCATCTCTCGAGGTGCTCCCCCAAACCCTACCTGACGCCGCCGTCACCTCTCCGCAGGTCGTCAGGGAGCACTACCTCCGCGACGATGTCTACTGCGGCTTCGTCCCCTGCtccgcctgcgccgccgccgcggagcgcaagctcgccgccgccgccgccgccatcctcgTCGTCGACACCAACGTCGTGCTCCACCAGGTAACGGAAGCGTTCCTCCATCTCCCGCTTGGCCTAGGGTTGAGGGTGCGCTGGGATGATGAGTTGAGATGTTGCGGCAGATCGATTTGCTGGAGAACCCGGCGATTGAGGATGTCGTCCTGCTGTCAGTGGTGCTGGACGAGGTGAAGAATAAGAACCTTTCGGTTTTCAACAGGATCAAGGCACTGTGTACCAACAAAGCACGGAGGTTCTATGTTTTCGCCAACGAGCAGCACAGGTGGGTTCCTATTCTACCATGATGTCCTCATTTTAGAAAATTTGTTCAAATGATGTTTGCTCGAAGCCACACACTCATTTAACATGCAGCCTGAGTATTGGACCCCATTTTCACCGTTTCAGCATGATTGTATTGATGAAATGTCTTTATGCAAGCGCCATAACTGCACCATTACTTATCAAATAGTTTCATGGGAAGAATTAATAGCTGTTGGTAGATGCCCATGGTCTGAGAGGGCTACAGCTTTCATAATGCAAAATTGTCAATGTGTGTATCAATCTCTTACAAACCTAGGCTCTTCCTGACATTGCATTTTTCGAAGCGATATCGAAGCGGATGTACTGCatatattatataaaattgtcaTTGCATCTTTCGAAGCGATATCACAGCTATCAGTAGACGCCCATGGTCTGAGAGGGCTACAGCTTTCATAATGGAAAATTGTCATTGTGTGTGTCAGTCTCTTACAAGCCTAGACTCTTCCTGGCATTGCATCTTTCGAAGTGATATAGTGGATGAACTGCATGATAAAAAAGGCAATGAAAGTCCACTTTCTACAGAACTAGGTTAATCACAGCAATCTATGTTGGTATTGAAAATGTTCTCAGTGCCTTTTATGATGCAATTGCCTATCAATGGGGAATTTTGAAATCTAATTGCATGCTCTTCAGCTTCTAGTTGTGTACCACTGTAAATTGTGTAAGCTGTTTATATCAAGACTTGCGTCTTGATGGCAGCCTTCTCTTTCATTTGCCATTATATGTTTCTCATTTACTAAAAAACCAGGGATACTTATGTCAAAGACATGGTTGGGGAGAGCTCTAATGATCGTAATGACAGAGGTATGGAATGATTTTGTTAACGTGGTTATCTGATTCCACACACATTCATTTCCTATCATATATAGGACAGTTGTGCCACTGATTGTTTTCTTATTCAGCAATTCGTGTTGCTGCTCGTTGGTACCAAAGCCATCTTGGTGAGAGCGTGAAGGTTCTACTGATTACAAATGACAGAGATAACAAAAGGAAAGCTATTGAAGAAGGCCTTAACGCTGAGACAGGTGGATAGCATACTCCCACTGATTTATATATAGCttaatatttttttaatactGCGAAATGATATTATGGTAGCCACAATCTCAATATAAAATTTCTTGTTCCAGTTGAGTCATATGTAAGATCGCTTGCGCAGCCTGGTTTGCTTGATTTGGTGGTTGTTCCATCTAGTGGAGATGTTACCATGGAAGATGTAGAAGATCATAGACCATCCAAGAAGAAAGTAATCTATAATGAGGTATGCTAATTATACAGTAGTGCTTTGTTGTGTTGCTGACATATATGCTCTTGCGTGAAATGTACTCCTCTGTTTACTTGATATTATTACAGCACAAACCAATGTCAGAAATTACATCTGGTTTGCGGTGTGGAATCTATCATCAAGGGAAGCTTCGAGTTAATCGTTACAATCCATTTGAAGCTTATGTTGGGAGCGAGAGCATTGGCGACGAGATTGTTATCCGTGGCCGCTCAAATATGAACAGGGCCTTTGATGGTGATATAGTTGCTGTTGAGCTTTTGCCACAAGATCAGTGGCATGAGTCGAAGTCTTTTATAGCAGATGATGATGGTATTTTCTTAGTGCTGAAATAACAAAGATGAAACACATCCCATTTTATTTTCTTATTTGGTGAATGTTGCTGTTttttcagaagaagaagaagatgtccATCTGGTCCCCAATAGTGCTGATGATGCTCCTCGGAACACCAGTTCCACACAATCAACAGTTGGATCGTCAGCTCCTTCTGTCTCTAGTCGTCCAGTTGGACGTGTTGTGGGTATAATCAAGCGAAATTGGAATTCGTGAGTTTCTATATGTTCTGAGTGAGATTTCTAATGTGTATACTCCTGATCTCGGGATCATATGATAAAGTGCTGGTGTTCTGCAGGTACTGTGGGTCCTTGGAGCTGATGGCTATGCCTGCTGGTAGTGGGGGCGTTGCTCATGCTTTATTTGTTTCAAAAGATCGAAGAGTTCCTAAGATCCGAATTCAAACCAGGCAGCTTGAGAATCTCGTGAACAAAAGAATTGTTGTTGCGGTTGATTCATGGGATGTTTTGTCTCGATATCCATCAGGACACTATGTACGCACCATTGGAGATATTGGTGACAAAGAAACTGAAACAGAGGCAAGTGTACTTAAATTTGGAGTTGCATCAAGTGCATCTTAAAAATACTTGCATGTAAGGGCATATTCTTGATGGTATATGTTAATGGTGTTTATGCATGAAGCAGGTTGTCTTAATAGAGAATGATATCAACACCAGGCCTTTCTCTACTCAAGTCCTTGCTTGTTTGCCACCTTTACCTTGGACATTATCACCAGAGGATCTGGCTAATCCTAATAGACAAGACTTGCGCCCAGTGAGAGTCTTTAGTGTGGATCCACCAGGTAATTTAATCAGGATACCTGCAATATATTGCTATTTTATGTATCTGGGTCAAGCCCTTATGCTTCAGCTGCTTTATAGGTTGTCGAGACATTGATGATGCACTACATTGCACGCTACTTCCAAATGGGAATTTTGAAGTTGGAGTCCGTATCCTTAAACAATTTCTGCTGTAAATTCTTCTGTTTAGTTCAAATTTATGAGCAAATTTATATCATGTTTTCTTCCTTGGTGATCTTTGAGTTAATATTTACCTACTTAACTTTGTTTGAGTTGATGATAGTTCATTTTGCAAATTGTGACTATGCTCTTTTGCATCTACCATTCTATTTGGCTTGGAGTTGGAGTGTATCACATAAAATTGATTGTCTAGTATTAAATGGAATTGGTTATTATGCAAATAATGCAATTTTATTCTCCTAAAATACACATCTGCATGAGTCTGTGTCATCGGAAAAGAAGTGCTACGCAAGAGGTTTTAAGTTAACTCATGGTCTCTACTTGGTGTAGACTCTGTTTAGAAATCCTTTTTCTTGATAAAATCCATTTTCTGCATGTGGGATAAAATCGTTTTGCCTCATCTGATTGGGCACTACTGGTTTTCAATTGGAATGCCCATCTTCCAGGACATAAAATGTATAATGACATACAAATGAATTAAATTGACATATTAAAAGTGGGTTCAAACAGACTATTGCAAATATGTGATTATCTATGTTGTACATTTGGTTCTTGAAATTTGTTATATTCAACCAATTTACTTCGTCTCGGTCACAACCTCTCTGTCCTGGATATGCGATTTATCATGGTCATTCACTCTGCGTTACTGATACAGACTGCATTTCTTGACTTGAGCTGACCAGATATTGCTGATGTCACTAATTTTGTTCACCCTGGTACCCCTCTTGACGAGGAAGCTGCGCAGAGGGGCACTTCTGTTTATCTTGTTGGGCAGCGGATTGATATGCTTCCGAAGCCCCTGACTGAAGGTGCTGATGCTTCTTACGTGGCATGCATATGGATTATTGAATTAACTAAAATCTGAAATTAAATGTTGCTGTTTTATTTGAAGAAAAGACTGCCAGTTTGTAGTATCTGGATTGACTATCGATTTCTCTTATTTTGGTTTCCAGATGTTTGTTCACTTCGTGCTGATGTTGAAAGGTTGGCATTCTCTGTCATTTGGGTAAGTCTAGTTCATGACAACTTGTTATTTCGATTAGCACTAGTTAGATATGTGTTGCATAGGATATTTTGATTGAGGTGTTACCTTTTCAACTGTTATCTATATATGTTTGGCATATGGAGCAAGTCCACAGTGCCCTCCTCCTAGAACTATGAACTCAGGTAGTCCACAGTGGAGGACACAGGCCCCAGGCTGGCTGTGCTGCAGCCCGGGTCCTTGGCCAAGCAAATCATGGTAAATCACCTAAACAATGAAGGATTAATAGGCTCTAGTAGTCTATTTGTAGCAATTTCATGTGTATCTCAGCCTGTGGCCTAGCTTGATCTTGGATCCTCCCCTGGTATTCCATATTATACCGACCACCACATGGTTTCCCCTCATATAGCAGAACAATACTGCTTGCAAAAATGGTGCTTTCACCTTTTGGTTTTGTGACATGATATTACTTGTTGCACTTGCTGCCCCATGTCTACTATTCTGAACCATGATTTATTAATAACATTACCTTTTATGGCTTTCCCCCACAGTATTGTTCTGCTATATGAGGAGAGCAATTATTTTCATCTGTCAGGCATTTAAATAAGCGTACTGATACTGACGTTTGGTATTTGGAACATTATGTTTGCAGGAAATGACTCCTGATGCTGATGTCATATCCACAAGATATACAAAGAGTGTTATCAAATCTTGTGCTGCAATGTCTTATGTCGAAGCCCAGGCAAGAATGGATGACAGGTGCCTTCTGCATTGCACTTTCTCAGAATATTACTATACATTTAAGTCAACTTTAAGTTGGTCTAATTAGTCAAGAATGCACCAGTGAACTGATTGCTTTCTTTTGTTTATTTTTCAGCCGTTTAGTTGATCCACTTACTGTAGACTTGCGGAACTTAAATTCATTGGCAAAGGTCAGCTATCGTGTTTCACTCTTATCACACTATACCATCTAGTATTTAATGCCAATAACATCACCTTATATATTCATGCTCTGATTGCTTATGCAGATCATGCGACAACGACGTTGTGAAAGAGGAGCTCTGACTCTTGCTTCTGCAGAAGTAAAATTTGAGATCGATAGTGAAACTCATGATCCTCTTGACATAGGTATGAGGTCCTGTAATGCTTATCGGTGTTATATTTCAGAATTCGCCATAAAGTACTTACATAGTTACATCAAATTCAATAGGAATTTATCAAATCCGCGAGGCAAATCAAATGATTGAAGAGTTTATGTTGGCTGCGAATGTTTCTGTTGCTGAGAAGATTTTGAAGCACTTCCCCTTATGTTCATTGCTAAGGTACATATTGTTCAATTTTTTATCTTGTCACATTCCAGATCAGGTTGAAGTTGTGCACATCCAAAGATATTGGAAAAGCCCATGGAACCACACTGTGTCCATTAAAATGAATAGAGTCAGTGAGGATCTGCCAACCATTTGCCAACTTATTTGTGACCTTTCTTTTCAACCCTTTAAAGTTATATGTAACCATActatacttaatatcacaagttGGTCTAAACCTGAGGTAgaattccaaaattatcatgacTGTCATAACAGACCTTAAGGCTGTATATCTCTGAAGAGTCTTGTTACACACTGAAATGAGCTGTAAAATTATTGTGCTGCTTCTAAACATAtcgcataaatatgatcactttTGCACGCAGTACCAATACCGATATTTTGGCAATCACGTAAACTGATTCAAGTTTGTGTACCACTCTTGTTTCTTAAAAGCTAGAACCACCAGTTCAAAAGTTCATTTGTGACTAGGCTAGAAGGTACTACCTAAGAACACATCAATCTAATATCATCATTCCGGTCTAAAAAGTGTATTCAATATCATGCAAATTTGTGTTTCTAAATTGAAAGTTTGTCGATTGTTGGCTGTTTCACACTGTTTGTCTGCATGCTGCTTCTGCTAATCTGTTGATGTCTGTTATCATGCAAATCAATCTTTAATAACTGTGTTCTCATTGAACATTACCATTTTTACTTGATCTTTTCTAAGCCTGCAAATTTTCATTTTGTTGGTAACAGGCGTCATCCTAGCCCAACAAAAGAGATGCTTGAGCCATTACTCCGTACCGCCTCTTCTGTTGGCCTCAATCTGGATATATCATCCTCAAAGGCATTAGCTGAATCACTTGACAACGCAAAGGTGAGACCGTTATGTATTATTTTACTCTTTGGATGCTTCATTAATATCATTATATATGATAATAGACTCTTATGCTGACCCTTTATTACTGCATGACATGCAGAGCAATGACCCATACTTCAACAAGCTTATTAGAATTTTGGCGACTAAATGCATGACACAGGTAAGATTAGGAAATGAAGTCCCTATTCTAATTTACTGATTTCAAAGAATCCATATAACTTTCCCTGTTGCAACACACAGGCAGTTTATTTCTGCAGTGGAGATTTGACCTTTTCTGAGTATTACCATTATGGGCTTGCAACTTCTCTTTACACTCATTTCACCTCTCCCATTCGCAGATATGCAGGTTTGTTTTCCATCCTTAGATGCTCTGATGCATGAAAATAATATCTTTGATGGGTCGAATGTAATTGAGAACCTGAAGCCATTCAAGCCATTTACTTGGCTATTTTCTTCACCTGGCCTTTCTAGCTAATTAGCCTTTTTCGATGATTGTGTCTGAACCTAATCTAACGTTTCTTTTTGTTACCTGCGCGTAGCATGAGTGAAACTGTTAGAAAAAGGTTACTGTGATTTTCTACCTATTAGCTGACTGACCACAAAGACATAGTGATGTTTGCCATTGATGATACTACTTTTCCCTTTGACGAGAATTTATTTTACTTACATAATAACCCCAGGGATAATAAGCATTAGCTGGATCCTGCAGTACAAAtcgtactccctctgttccaaattataagtcgctttgacttttttagttcatccattttgctatgtatctagacatattatttatctagattcatagtaaaatggatgtaccaaaaaagtcaaaacgactaatttggaacggagggagtaattaaTAATATTGACAGAAAATAGCAAGTTGGTGTAGTTTATGTATCTTTACATCATCCTTTGTTGCTATTGGTGTATGCCTGGAATAAGAATCGATAATACATGCCAGTGGGCTTACTTTGTGTTTCTAAGTGCTGTAAGGAAATAGAACCAATGGCAAAGGGACATATTAGCTTTGGCCCTGTAGTTGATAGCATGATAGCCTGCTATTAAATCCGCTTTTTTGTTAGTATAAGA
It encodes:
- the LOC136508789 gene encoding exosome complex exonuclease RRP44 homolog A-like, which encodes MLQSKSFVKKTKQGRIQKVVREHYLRDDVYCGFVPCSACAAAAERKLAAAAAAILVVDTNVVLHQIDLLENPAIEDVVLLSVVLDEVKNKNLSVFNRIKALCTNKARRFYVFANEQHRDTYVKDMVGESSNDRNDRAIRVAARWYQSHLGESVKVLLITNDRDNKRKAIEEGLNAETVESYVRSLAQPGLLDLVVVPSSGDVTMEDVEDHRPSKKKVIYNEHKPMSEITSGLRCGIYHQGKLRVNRYNPFEAYVGSESIGDEIVIRGRSNMNRAFDGDIVAVELLPQDQWHESKSFIADDDEEEEDVHLVPNSADDAPRNTSSTQSTVGSSAPSVSSRPVGRVVGIIKRNWNSYCGSLELMAMPAGSGGVAHALFVSKDRRVPKIRIQTRQLENLVNKRIVVAVDSWDVLSRYPSGHYVRTIGDIGDKETETEVVLIENDINTRPFSTQVLACLPPLPWTLSPEDLANPNRQDLRPVRVFSVDPPGCRDIDDALHCTLLPNGNFEVGVHIADVTNFVHPGTPLDEEAAQRGTSVYLVGQRIDMLPKPLTEDVCSLRADVERLAFSVIWEMTPDADVISTRYTKSVIKSCAAMSYVEAQARMDDSRLVDPLTVDLRNLNSLAKIMRQRRCERGALTLASAEVKFEIDSETHDPLDIGIYQIREANQMIEEFMLAANVSVAEKILKHFPLCSLLRRHPSPTKEMLEPLLRTASSVGLNLDISSSKALAESLDNAKSNDPYFNKLIRILATKCMTQAVYFCSGDLTFSEYYHYGLATSLYTHFTSPIRRYADVVVHRLLASALGIAKLPPIFQDGPQLTGIADNLNYRHRNAQMASRASVELHTHIYFKTRPTDTEARIVKIKANGFIVFVPKFGIEGPIYLTPKGDKGGDWVVDEVHQRVTKPGTNISYAVLQTVRIHMEVVEPQPHRPKLQLTLI